Proteins encoded together in one Rhipicephalus sanguineus isolate Rsan-2018 chromosome 9, BIME_Rsan_1.4, whole genome shotgun sequence window:
- the LOC125759841 gene encoding piggyBac transposable element-derived protein 4-like: MASRPRRAPRKQTPAASISAASSADFSDLSSSDGSSNDAGSSDFSSDDDTSAQGPQTSTSACRASTTYGRDTLPNASRRVKFLPTRQPGAYVGAVMRSDARRFCRALDFFLLFFTTEVIKTVCENTNKYAWMNILGKQTYSRRDGSWEEVTPLEMLRLIGLIIYMGLVEVPRLHLYWRTTGTFSGLLPPTVMRRDRFFALLAFPSVGDPEDAAAAASDGKTWRVSWLLRHINEQSVNFFQPQRDLSVDERMVKSKARSGIRQYIRDKVTKFGYKLWVLADSKTGYTLQFFVYTGKREAPGPHGLAFDVVNRLCTQYLDQGYKIYMDNFYTSAKLFEHLIQRKTLACGTTRKDRRCFPAELKDTAWEKRAQRGDIRWIRKGSILYMQWKDRRAVNLMSTMHTANQHVPAKRRERRGGQWALKVIKKPLLVHEYNAGMLGVDKSDQIIGTYNVLRKCVRWWKTLFFHSIDIACVNSFILFQEHRKNNPEVPELSRSIYFDQLAFREELIHQIFDYDEVAQGHAPISPPFAPLDPVRHQPKRMDKRRNCKICYEKTKTQNRTSVYCSTCKVYLCFVPSRDCFAEWHSRQGR, encoded by the exons ATGGCGTCCCGTCCGCGCCGCGCTCCTCGAAAGCAGACTCCTGCAGCAAGTATTTCGGCCGCTTCTTCTGCTGATTTTTCTGACCTAAGCAGTAGTGATGGCTCAAGCAACGATGCGGGATCGTCAGATTTTAGCTCCGACGACGACACTTCCGCGCAGGGGCCTCAAACTTCGACAAGCGCTTGCAG ggCCTCAACAACATATGGCCGAGATACTTTGCCGAATGCATCGCGCCGTGTCAAGTTTTTGCCAACGAGACAACCAGGTGCCTATGTTGGAGCAGTCATGCGGAGCGACGCGCGTCGGTTCTGTAGAGCGCTggacttttttcttttgttcttcacgACTGAAGTAATCAAGACGGTGTGCGAGAACACAAATAAGTACGCCTGGATGAACATTTTGGGGAAACAAACCTATTCTCGCCGTGACGGCTCCTGGGAGGAAGTCACTCCACTGGAGATGCTGCGACTAATTGGACTCATCATTTACATGGGCCTTGTTGAAGTGCCGCGACTGCACTTATACTGGCGGACCACAGGAACATTCAGTGGCCTGCTGCCACCAACTGTTATGCGACGAGACCGATTTTTCGCGCTGCTTGCCTTTCCGAGTGTAGGAGACCCAGAAGACGCAGCGGCGGCAGCATCTGATGGAAAGACATGGAGGGTGTCGTGGCTGCTGAGGCACATAAATGAGCAATCAGTAAATTTCTTCCAGCCACAGCGCGACCTCTCCGTTGATGAACGCATGGTCAAATCTAAAGCCCGATCAGGAATCAGGCAATACATTAGGGACAAGGTGACTAAATTTGGCTATAAActctgggtactggcagattcgAAAACCGGATACACACTTCAATTCTTCGTGTACACTGGTAAGCGTGAGGCACCGGGGCCTCATGGCTTAGCCTTTGACGTAGTGAACAGGCTTTGTACACAGTACCTTGATCAGGGATACAAAATTTATATGGATAATTTTTACACATCAGCGAAACTTTTTGAACATCTGATTCAGCGCAAGACACTTGCATGCGGGACAACTCGCAAGGACCGTCGCTGCTTTCCAGCTGAATTGAAAGATACTGCATGGGAAAAACGGGCACAGCGTGGAGACATTCGATGGATTCGGAAGGGTAGCATCCTCTACATGCAGTGGAAAGACCGCCGAGCTGTGAACTTGATGAGTACAATGCACACGGCAAACCAGCACGTGCCGGCCAAAAGAAGAGAGCGAAGGGGGGGCCAATGGGCTCTGAAAGTAATCAAAAAGCCGCTCCTTGTCCACGAATACAATGCTGGGATGTTAGGTGTGGACAAATCGGACCAAATCATTGGCACTTACAACGTCCTCAGAAAATGCGTGCGATGGTGGAAAACTCTCTTTTTTCACTCTATTGACATCGCGTGCGTGAACAGCTTCATTCTTTTTCAAGAGCACAGAAAAAACAACCCAGAAGTCCCAGAACTTTCCAGAAGCATTTATTTTGATCAATTGGCCTTTAGAGAAGAACTAATTCATCAGATATTTGATTATGACGAAGTCGCACAAGGACACGCCCCCATCTCACCCCCCTTCGCACCCTTGGACCCTGTTCGGCACCAGCCAAAAAGAATGGATAAAAGGAGAAACTGTAAGATATGCTACGAGAAAACAAAGACACAAAATAGAACAAGTGTCTATTGCTCCACCTGCAAAGTTTATCTTTGTTTCGTGCCCTCGCGCGACTGCTTTGCCGAGTGGCACAGCCGTCAAGGCCGCTAG